ACGCTATTTAAATTTACTGCTCTGAATTTAAATTTTAAGTTAACTGCCTAACGCTCTTTTTTTATTTTAACCAACATCCCCAATGCTCTCACTCGCGCTGACAACCCTTGATTTTTCACGAATTCGCATAATATCACAAGCGATCGCGAGGTAATTACCAAATTACGATCTACACCTGTATCATCAAAAATGGGGAGTGGGTGCAAATTGCGATCGCTGATAATGGTATCGGTATTCCTCAACATATTCAAAAGCAGATATTCAACCCCTTCTTTACCACTAAACCGATCGGAAAAGGCACGGGTATGGGAATGTCGATCGGCTATCAGATCGTCGCAGAGAAACATGGCGGAAAACTGGAATGCGTTTCTACTCCTGGTGAGGGAACGCAATTCCTCATCCAAATACCCATTAAGGCCAAAATTTCTTAGCACGAAAAGTTCATAGCCGTGATAATTTAATTAATTTCTATTTTCCGCACAAGCAGATTCTATGGCCGCTAATACTTCGATAAAGTCTATCGGCTTGCGTAAGTAATAGCGAATGCCTAAAGATGATGCTAATTCTTCTAAATCGCTGAAGGCGGTAACGAACACCACCGGAATATTAACTCCCCTCTTTCGGAGTTGTTGGTAAACTTCCGAACCCGTTAATTCTGGCATTCGGTTATCTAAAATGATGACGTTTGGTTTTTCCTCCACCACTTTTTCTAAAGCTTCTTTACCATTACTGGCTTCGGCAATTTGCCATCCCTCATCTTGCAGCAAAAAAGCCAACATGATTCGGCTGTCTTCATCGTCATCAGCAATCAGTACCTTCCCTTTTGGTAAATTGTCGTTTTTCATAAAATATTTTTAGCGAGCGGCTTTTTTATCATAAATGAAGCGGGGGAAAGACCAACAGTATTCAGGGCTGGGATGGGAGTTAAAGTTACTTGACCGTATAAACCCGGAGATATTTTTTCGATTTCTATTTTTACCGCACCGCCTACACCTGCGAGATCGAATGCTTTTATAAAATAATGAAAAAGTTGTCTGACGAAACAGCGAGGATCGGCTTGTATTTTGACTTCTTCCTGGCAACATAAGATCGTCGCGATCTTACGGATATTTGCTTCTGTAGAAAGGAGATCGATGAAATTACAAACAATATCGGTCAGCGATATTATTTGGTCGGCACCAATTTCTGAGGATGCTAAATCTCTCCACAGACAAGCACGCCGACGAAAGATTTGGATTGATTCTTCTGCTTGTTGAATTAATTGCAAAGCATACTCGAAGTGGTTTTTGGCTACTAAACGAGACACGGCTTCTAGCCGCAATCTTCCGCTATTGTGAGCTTGTACGATGTCTTGACGTAGGTCTTCTAATGCTTTGTAGTCATGGGGGGTTGATGTTAGCACTCGGCGAACATCTTCTTCTAAACGCGCTTGCAGTAATTCTGCTTCTATTCCATGAGATGCACAAAACAAGATTTCTTTGAGTTTTTGTCCCACTTCTGGTCGCCGTACTGAAATACTCAGACAACCGATCGTTTCGCTTTTTTCATTACGCAGGGGAATTCCTTGGCAAGTAAAAGGATGAAATCCTTCGATGAAGTGTTCTGGCCCGACGATTTCCACATAATTATTTTCTGCCAAAGGGGTGCCGATACCGTTAGCACCTGCTACCGATTCAGTGAGTAAGGAACCGGGTCCGGGTACGCTGTCTTGGCCGCGTACACTTTGTTCGTCACCGACTACATCGAGTACGATCGCATCGCCATCGCTTAACATTACAGCATGGCGTTCCCTTCCGACGGCTTGAGATAATACCCGTAAATATGGACGAGCGGCATCAATCAGAAACTTTTCTTTTTCTAATAAGCGTTCTGTATCCAAACTCGACAGTTTTTCTACTTGCAATAAATGGGGATTTGCCCCTTGCATATGAGACCTTTCCCAAGCATGGTAGATGGGTTGGCGCAGCATTTCACTAGAAATTGCACCCGTACTTATATATTTGCGCCCTGCGTCTAAAGCATTTTTCAAAACAACTGACATAAATTTAGACAAATTATTAATCTTCGTTAGAAGATGGCACAAGCTTACTACTGGATGTAGGTTAGCAACAACTTTTGATGTTTTTTTAAACCTAAAGAGATATTTTTAAGTTGCTACTTATTAGTTATAATTGCGAGCTATTAATTTTATAATAGCGCAACTTAATTAATCTAACTAGTAACTAGGGGGCGTCAGAACGATAAAAGTAGGGAAGATTTGCCCATTAAGAGGGTCTGGAGCTTCCTCAAGCTTGAAAAATCCGCCAAAATTAATCAATAGCCACTGGCGTTAAGATCGGTTCCGTTTTGCGATCGGACATTGGTAATTACTCAAAAGTGCGCTGGCATCCTGACTTGACAAAGGTTGGCTAAAGAAGTAGCCTTGCATTTCCTGGCATTCGAGTTTCCGCAAACATTCCAGTTGTTCCTTAGTTTCCACGCCTTCCGCTACTACATTCATATTCAGTCCTCGTCCAAGGGCTACTATTGCTGATGCGATCGCCATATCCGAAGGATCGACGGTCAAATCTCTAACAAAACAGCGGTCTATCTTGATCGCGCGGATCGGAAAATTTTTCAGATAATTCAGAGAAGAATAACCGGTACCAAAATCATCGATCGCGATCTGGACTCCCATCTGATTTAACTGGGTCAAAATTTTTCTAGTAAACTCCACATTTTGCATCGCCGTAGTTTCCGTAATTTCCAATTCCAAAAGTTTGGCAGGGAGTCCTGTTTCTGTCAAAATTCCGGTCACTATCTCTACTAAATTTGGTTGCTGAAGCTGTCGGGCGGAAATATTAACTGCCATCCCGATCGGTGAAAATCCTGCCTGAATCCAAGCTTTACTTTGAGCGCAAGCAGTACGCAATACCCATTCACCAATGGGCAGAATTAGTCCGTTTTCTTCGGCGATGGGGATAAATTTTACCGGAGAAACCAAACCAAATTCCGGAGAATACCAACGAACCAAAGCCTCCATTCCAGTGATTTTTCCGGTCATAATACTGATTTTTGGTTGGTAAAAAACTTGAAATT
This is a stretch of genomic DNA from Leptolyngbyaceae cyanobacterium. It encodes these proteins:
- a CDS encoding response regulator codes for the protein MKNDNLPKGKVLIADDDEDSRIMLAFLLQDEGWQIAEASNGKEALEKVVEEKPNVIILDNRMPELTGSEVYQQLRKRGVNIPVVFVTAFSDLEELASSLGIRYYLRKPIDFIEVLAAIESACAENRN